A window of Fusobacterium sp. contains these coding sequences:
- a CDS encoding anaerobic sulfatase maturase: protein MKNLNLLIKPASSSCNLRCRYCFYHDIADNRKIPNYGIMNDTTLENMVRNAFQTAENSLNFAFQGGEPTCAGIDFFRKFHSFVEKYNINNINVNFSLQTNGTLINKDWISLFKKYNYLIGLSIDGNKEIHDKFRLDIQGNGTFRRVLKTAKDFSKYGVEFNILCVVNKAAAKNGRLIYNFFKNNGFRYFQFIPCLDNFEGGEEDFSLTADDYGKFLDETFDEWYKDIISGKKISIRYFDNLIRMVLGQEPEACDMIGHCNLNGIIEADGSLYPCDFYVLDEYKLGNVNNTPIDELFKSDIEKEFLKTSINTNDKCKICRYLKLCRGGCRRHKQINEQGILENRFCSSYISFFDKNSPKLVKIAEFLLKNQ from the coding sequence ATGAAAAACTTAAATCTTCTAATAAAGCCTGCTTCAAGCAGCTGCAATCTTAGATGCAGATACTGCTTTTACCATGATATAGCAGATAATAGGAAGATACCAAATTATGGAATAATGAATGATACTACCCTTGAAAATATGGTTAGAAATGCTTTTCAGACTGCTGAAAATTCTCTTAACTTTGCTTTTCAAGGTGGAGAGCCTACTTGTGCAGGCATTGATTTTTTCAGAAAATTTCATAGTTTTGTTGAAAAATATAATATCAATAATATAAATGTAAATTTTTCTCTTCAAACAAATGGTACTCTGATAAATAAGGACTGGATATCATTATTTAAAAAATATAATTATCTTATAGGTTTATCAATTGATGGAAATAAAGAAATTCATGATAAATTCAGACTTGATATTCAAGGAAATGGTACCTTTAGAAGAGTTTTAAAAACTGCCAAAGATTTCTCTAAATATGGAGTGGAATTCAATATTTTATGTGTAGTAAATAAAGCTGCTGCCAAAAATGGGAGGCTCATTTATAACTTCTTTAAAAATAATGGATTTAGATATTTCCAATTTATTCCATGTTTAGACAATTTTGAAGGAGGAGAAGAGGATTTCTCTCTGACTGCTGATGACTATGGAAAATTTCTTGATGAAACTTTTGATGAATGGTATAAAGATATTATTTCTGGAAAAAAAATAAGCATAAGATATTTTGATAATCTTATCAGAATGGTTCTTGGTCAGGAACCTGAAGCCTGTGATATGATTGGTCACTGTAACCTCAATGGAATCATAGAAGCTGATGGAAGTTTGTATCCCTGTGATTTTTATGTTTTAGATGAATATAAGCTTGGAAATGTAAATAATACTCCCATTGATGAATTATTCAAAAGTGATATAGAGAAAGAATTTTTAAAAACTTCTATAAATACAAATGATAAATGTAAAATATGTAGATACTTGAAATTGTGTCGTGGTGGCTGCAGAAGACATAAGCAAATAAATGAACAAGGAATTTTAGAAAATAGGTTTTGTTCCAGTTATATAAGTTTCTTTGATAAAAATAGTCCAAAACTTGTTAAAATAGCTGAATTTCTTTTAAAAAATCAATAG
- a CDS encoding ABC-F family ATP-binding cassette domain-containing protein, which produces MSILDVSNVSHGFGSRKILEDASFRLLKGEHIGLVGANGEGKTTFLNIITGKLLPDEGNITWCNHITTGYLDQYSTLEKGKTIRDILRSAFSHMYELEKEMLTAYDKMADCTPEEMEALIEDAGEIQSILESGDFYSLDSKIEEYAGGLGLVDIGLDRDVSELSGGQRAKILLAKVLLENPMILILDEPTNFLDENHIIWLKNFLQNYENAFILVSHDIPFLNDVVNVIYHVENAVLTRYSGDYYQFREMYELKKRQIEQAFKKQQKEIAHLKDFIARNKARVATTNLAKDRQKKLDKMDIIEIAKEKIKPSFEFLPARTPSREVITAVNLVIGYDEPLTEPLNFTVERNQKIAIKGVNGLGKSTLLKTLLGIIKPVSGEVEHGQFLEIGYFEQEEESSNVTALDEIWNEYPSMTNREVRAALARCGLTTDHITSQMQVLSGGENAKVRICKLMLRDINLLVMDEPTNHLDIDAKEELKKAIKEFKGTVLLVSHEPDFYMDVITDVWNVEDWTTKIV; this is translated from the coding sequence ATGAGTATCTTAGATGTAAGCAATGTTAGTCATGGATTTGGTTCAAGAAAAATCCTTGAAGATGCCTCTTTTCGTCTTCTAAAGGGAGAACATATTGGACTGGTAGGAGCCAATGGAGAGGGAAAAACTACTTTTTTAAATATAATCACTGGAAAGCTTCTTCCTGATGAGGGAAATATAACTTGGTGTAACCATATTACAACTGGATATCTTGATCAATACAGCACTCTTGAAAAAGGTAAAACTATCCGTGATATTCTTCGTTCAGCCTTTTCTCATATGTATGAACTAGAAAAAGAAATGTTAACTGCCTATGATAAGATGGCTGATTGTACTCCTGAAGAGATGGAAGCTCTTATAGAAGATGCTGGGGAAATTCAAAGTATATTGGAAAGTGGTGATTTTTATTCACTAGACTCTAAAATAGAAGAATATGCAGGTGGTCTTGGACTTGTTGACATTGGCCTTGATCGTGATGTTTCTGAGTTGTCAGGTGGGCAGAGAGCAAAAATACTTCTTGCTAAAGTTCTATTGGAAAATCCAATGATATTGATATTGGATGAGCCTACCAATTTCCTAGATGAAAATCATATTATCTGGCTGAAAAATTTTCTTCAAAACTATGAAAATGCTTTTATTCTTGTTTCTCATGATATTCCATTTTTAAATGATGTTGTAAATGTAATATATCATGTTGAAAATGCTGTACTTACTCGTTATTCTGGAGATTACTATCAATTCAGAGAAATGTATGAACTGAAAAAAAGACAGATAGAGCAGGCATTTAAAAAACAGCAGAAAGAAATAGCTCATCTTAAAGATTTTATTGCACGAAATAAAGCTCGGGTAGCTACTACAAATCTGGCAAAAGATCGTCAGAAGAAATTAGATAAAATGGATATAATTGAAATAGCTAAAGAAAAGATAAAACCTTCATTTGAATTTTTACCTGCTCGTACTCCAAGCCGTGAGGTTATTACTGCTGTAAATCTTGTAATAGGTTATGATGAACCTCTGACAGAACCTCTAAATTTTACAGTAGAGCGTAACCAAAAAATAGCTATAAAAGGAGTTAATGGACTGGGAAAATCTACTCTGTTAAAAACACTTCTTGGTATTATAAAACCAGTATCTGGAGAAGTTGAACATGGACAATTCCTTGAAATAGGATATTTTGAACAAGAGGAAGAATCGAGTAATGTTACTGCTTTAGATGAAATATGGAATGAATATCCAAGTATGACAAATAGGGAAGTAAGAGCAGCTCTTGCCAGATGCGGACTGACTACTGATCATATTACAAGCCAGATGCAGGTTCTCTCTGGAGGAGAAAATGCAAAAGTACGTATATGTAAGCTTATGCTTAGAGATATAAATCTATTGGTAATGGATGAGCCTACTAATCACCTGGATATAGATGCTAAAGAGGAATTGAAAAAAGCTATAAAAGAATTCAAAGGGACTGTACTTTTAGTAAGTCATGAGCCTGATTTTTATATGGATGTAATTACTGATGTATGGAATGTAGAAGACTGGACAACTAAGATAGTATAA
- a CDS encoding endonuclease/exonuclease/phosphatase family protein, translated as MKKLVILGAILCSLVLNAGEKKPTTFEVLVPTKEGTVDRELKGKEQLELTVASYNIAASRVSSPEETGKAIKAMKADFVALAEVDINTERSGHKDQLAIIAKETKMYPVFGKAIDFEGGEFGPALLSKYPVKKSQNFLLPVPGDGRQHVLIVAEVEIPNFPEPVLFMAVHLDYKEDPAVRIKQIREINNVTIASIKTDFPSIESRIKILAGDFNEVDGTPVMDELYRYWNSVLDKEADNRTWAAINPAIAIDHILTYKGQKWAVEEVIIPNKNKNWNGINWAAVSDHVPVVAKIRLLEQ; from the coding sequence ATGAAAAAATTAGTTATTTTAGGGGCAATACTATGTTCACTTGTTTTAAATGCTGGAGAGAAAAAACCTACTACTTTTGAAGTCCTAGTTCCTACAAAAGAAGGAACTGTAGACAGAGAGTTAAAAGGAAAAGAACAGCTTGAATTAACAGTTGCTTCATATAATATAGCTGCTTCTCGTGTATCTTCACCAGAAGAAACAGGAAAAGCGATAAAAGCAATGAAAGCTGATTTTGTAGCTTTAGCAGAAGTAGATATTAATACAGAACGTAGTGGTCATAAAGATCAACTGGCTATTATAGCAAAAGAAACTAAAATGTATCCAGTGTTTGGAAAAGCTATCGATTTTGAAGGTGGAGAATTTGGTCCAGCATTATTATCTAAATATCCAGTAAAAAAATCACAAAACTTTTTACTGCCAGTTCCAGGAGATGGGCGCCAACATGTACTGATAGTTGCAGAGGTAGAAATACCTAATTTTCCAGAGCCAGTATTATTTATGGCTGTTCATTTAGATTATAAAGAGGATCCAGCAGTAAGAATAAAGCAGATTAGAGAAATTAACAATGTAACTATTGCCAGTATTAAAACAGATTTTCCAAGTATAGAATCTAGAATAAAAATACTTGCTGGAGATTTTAATGAAGTAGATGGAACACCTGTAATGGATGAATTATATCGTTATTGGAATAGTGTTTTGGACAAAGAAGCAGATAATCGTACTTGGGCAGCTATTAATCCTGCTATTGCTATTGATCATATTTTAACTTATAAAGGACAGAAATGGGCTGTAGAAGAGGTAATAATTCCAAATAAAAATAAAAATTGGAATGGAATAAATTGGGCAGCAGTAAGTGACCATGTACCAGTTGTTGCAAAAATTCGTTTGTTAGAACAATAG
- a CDS encoding PTS system mannose/fructose/sorbose family transporter subunit IID — MAFNKGTDITERKLTDKDLTRMAWRSFFLQASFNYERMQGGGFLFGMLPALKKVCTTKEKFSAAMKRHLEFFNINPYFASFMMGLVLALEEKEEDPNLIRSTKIALMGPLGGIGDVLFHFSLLPIAASIGASLSMEGNVLGPFVLLIVFNVCQFFVRFNLGKYSYKLGLGAIDKLTTGTKDIEKAMSILGIFVSGGLIASYVRLSLPFIFKMGEKALNIQTDVIDKLCPNILPLMYTFLMFWMLNKKYKPITLILTTIGIGLILGLFS; from the coding sequence ATGGCATTTAATAAAGGAACAGATATAACAGAAAGAAAATTAACTGACAAAGATCTTACTAGAATGGCATGGAGATCATTTTTTCTTCAGGCATCATTTAATTATGAAAGAATGCAGGGGGGAGGGTTCCTTTTTGGAATGCTGCCAGCATTAAAAAAAGTATGCACTACAAAAGAAAAATTTAGTGCAGCAATGAAAAGACATTTGGAATTCTTTAATATAAATCCATATTTTGCATCATTTATGATGGGACTTGTGTTAGCATTAGAAGAAAAAGAAGAAGATCCAAATCTTATAAGAAGTACAAAAATTGCTCTTATGGGACCTTTGGGAGGAATAGGTGATGTACTATTTCATTTTTCACTTCTTCCAATTGCTGCAAGTATTGGAGCCTCTCTATCAATGGAAGGAAATGTACTAGGGCCATTTGTTTTATTAATTGTATTTAATGTCTGCCAGTTTTTTGTGAGATTTAATCTTGGAAAATATTCTTATAAACTTGGTTTAGGAGCTATAGATAAATTAACAACAGGAACAAAAGATATAGAAAAAGCTATGTCTATTTTAGGAATTTTTGTATCAGGTGGTTTAATTGCATCATATGTTAGACTTTCATTACCATTTATATTTAAAATGGGAGAAAAAGCTTTAAATATTCAAACTGATGTTATAGATAAATTATGTCCAAATATACTTCCTTTAATGTATACATTTCTAATGTTTTGGATGTTGAACAAGAAATATAAACCTATTACACTTATACTGACAACTATAGGTATAGGGTTAATATTAGGGTTATTTTCATAG
- the agaW gene encoding PTS N-acetylgalactosamine transporter subunit IIC, which yields MSLLQMILIAALAGLGGIDLFNMKIHFHRPLVSGAIVGLILGDLQTGLIAGAMFELIWLGAVPVGGAQPPNVVVGGIIGTTFAIITKEEPTTAIGVAMPVAIAMQAAITFLLTAFSGFMHKADKFAEEGNDRGIANINYLCLFILFMFYFVLTFIPIYFGAEVSQVIVDSLPKWILKGLGIAGGLMPAVGFAMLLKTMFRKDLLIFLITGFVFVTFLKLPIIALATLGICFVIYDYRITKNQYVVPTTTPEEEDDFEDGI from the coding sequence ATGAGCTTATTACAAATGATTCTAATTGCTGCATTAGCAGGATTAGGAGGAATAGATTTATTTAATATGAAGATACACTTTCATAGACCATTGGTAAGTGGTGCTATAGTAGGTTTGATATTGGGAGATCTTCAGACAGGGCTTATAGCAGGAGCTATGTTTGAACTTATATGGCTTGGAGCGGTTCCTGTTGGGGGAGCACAACCACCAAATGTAGTAGTAGGTGGAATAATAGGAACTACATTTGCTATAATTACAAAGGAAGAGCCAACAACAGCTATTGGAGTAGCAATGCCAGTGGCAATAGCAATGCAAGCAGCTATTACATTCTTATTAACAGCCTTTTCAGGATTTATGCATAAAGCAGATAAATTTGCTGAAGAAGGGAATGATAGAGGTATAGCTAATATAAACTATTTATGTCTATTCATTTTGTTTATGTTCTACTTTGTTCTTACTTTTATACCAATATATTTTGGAGCAGAGGTTTCTCAAGTAATAGTAGATTCACTTCCAAAATGGATCCTAAAAGGTCTTGGAATAGCAGGAGGATTGATGCCAGCAGTAGGATTTGCTATGCTTTTAAAAACTATGTTTAGAAAAGATTTATTGATATTCTTAATAACAGGCTTTGTATTTGTTACTTTCTTGAAGCTTCCTATAATAGCTTTAGCAACATTGGGAATATGTTTTGTGATATATGATTATAGAATAACTAAAAATCAATATGTAGTTCCAACAACTACACCTGAAGAGGAGGATGATTTTGAAGATGGCATTTAA
- a CDS encoding arylsulfatase, whose translation MEYKKKPNILLIMTDQQRFDTLRCYGNDVIETPCLDWLAEEGTVFTKAYTPSPSCVPARASLITGKKPWKTGILGMGGNQLEMGVNFETTIPGCLSKLNYLTVGIGKMHFYPQRSLNGFHQTILDESGRIKDPDFTSDYKEWFDNNKPAEVGIIDHGIDWNGWGARPYHLPEYLHATNWTVNEGIKFLKKKDPSRPFFLKLSFARPHSPYDPPEFYFNMYADKELPKPVMGEWVEECEQKVTTLDAWNRKLSDEELKKAKAGYYGSITHIDTQIGRFLFALKREKLLDDTLIIFTSDHGDMLGDHNLLRKTYAFEGSAHIPMLVVLPKNMRNSIKNKKVNIPVQLQDIFPTILDVLGESIPKDIDGKSMFSLIKGEEIERKYVHGEHSTCYSENHEMQYIVSEDYKYIWYPRREKNEEQLFDLKNDPYELKDLSKNDSYKSIMEKMRGYMINELSERGEEVVKDGKLISQKEKPYMISPFYKKRLESYGWDWTKYGNFKKGTLEIIK comes from the coding sequence ATGGAATATAAGAAAAAGCCAAATATTCTTTTGATAATGACAGATCAACAGAGATTTGATACATTGAGATGTTATGGAAATGATGTTATAGAGACACCTTGTTTAGACTGGTTAGCTGAGGAAGGAACTGTTTTCACTAAAGCTTATACTCCATCACCATCATGTGTTCCTGCAAGAGCTTCTCTTATTACAGGAAAAAAACCATGGAAAACAGGAATTTTGGGGATGGGAGGAAATCAATTAGAAATGGGGGTAAACTTTGAAACTACTATTCCAGGCTGTTTATCAAAATTAAACTATCTTACAGTAGGCATAGGGAAAATGCATTTTTATCCTCAAAGATCGCTTAATGGCTTCCATCAAACTATTTTGGATGAATCTGGAAGAATAAAAGATCCAGATTTCACTTCAGATTATAAAGAATGGTTTGATAATAATAAACCAGCAGAAGTAGGAATAATTGACCATGGAATAGATTGGAATGGTTGGGGGGCAAGGCCATATCATCTTCCAGAATATTTACATGCCACTAACTGGACAGTAAATGAGGGAATAAAATTTTTGAAAAAGAAAGATCCGAGCAGACCATTTTTTTTAAAGCTTTCTTTTGCAAGACCCCACTCTCCTTATGACCCTCCTGAATTTTATTTTAATATGTATGCTGATAAGGAATTGCCTAAACCAGTAATGGGAGAATGGGTAGAAGAATGCGAACAAAAAGTTACTACTCTTGATGCATGGAATAGAAAACTAAGTGATGAGGAGTTAAAAAAAGCAAAAGCAGGATATTATGGAAGCATTACTCATATAGATACTCAAATAGGAAGATTTTTATTTGCATTAAAAAGAGAAAAACTTTTAGATGATACTCTAATAATATTTACTTCAGATCATGGAGATATGCTGGGAGATCATAATTTATTGAGAAAGACATATGCTTTTGAAGGTTCAGCTCATATCCCTATGCTAGTTGTACTTCCTAAAAATATGAGAAATTCTATAAAAAATAAAAAAGTAAATATTCCAGTTCAGCTGCAAGATATTTTTCCAACAATATTAGATGTTTTAGGAGAAAGTATTCCAAAAGATATTGATGGAAAATCTATGTTCAGCTTGATTAAGGGAGAAGAAATAGAAAGAAAGTATGTACATGGAGAACATTCAACTTGTTACTCTGAAAATCATGAGATGCAATACATTGTTTCAGAAGATTATAAATATATATGGTATCCAAGAAGAGAAAAGAATGAGGAACAATTATTTGATTTAAAAAATGATCCCTATGAATTAAAAGATTTATCAAAGAATGATAGCTATAAATCAATAATGGAAAAAATGAGAGGATACATGATAAATGAATTATCAGAAAGAGGAGAGGAAGTAGTAAAAGATGGAAAGCTTATTTCTCAAAAAGAAAAGCCATATATGATATCACCTTTTTATAAAAAGAGATTGGAAAGTTACGGTTGGGATTGGACTAAATATGGTAATTTTAAAAAGGGAACTTTAGAAATAATAAAATAG
- a CDS encoding PTS sugar transporter subunit IIA encodes MKGIIVTGHGNFASGIESTMRLIMGEQEKTVFIDFKEGMTNIELSENIEKVVKEIGEKGVLIFTDILGGTPFNEAAMISTKYSNVHVFAGLNMAMLFEAIDSREDEIDIERILEESKNGMGIFKIVEELSEESDSDGI; translated from the coding sequence ATGAAGGGAATTATAGTTACTGGACATGGGAATTTTGCCTCTGGAATAGAAAGCACAATGAGATTAATTATGGGCGAACAAGAAAAAACTGTATTTATAGATTTTAAAGAAGGAATGACAAATATAGAACTTTCTGAAAATATAGAAAAAGTAGTAAAAGAAATTGGAGAAAAGGGAGTTTTAATTTTTACAGATATATTGGGAGGAACTCCATTTAATGAAGCTGCAATGATTTCAACAAAATATAGTAATGTTCATGTTTTTGCAGGATTGAACATGGCTATGTTATTTGAAGCAATAGATTCCAGAGAAGATGAAATAGACATTGAAAGAATATTAGAAGAAAGTAAAAATGGAATGGGAATTTTTAAGATAGTTGAAGAATTATCTGAGGAAAGTGATAGTGATGGAATATAA
- the agaV gene encoding PTS N-acetylgalactosamine transporter subunit IIB, with translation MAEPNIVLTRIDNRLVHGQVVTAWIQHAGANLIIVPHDEIAENKTRQGLMNLAVSTGTQIRYFSIQKTCDIIHKAAPRQLIALIVETPQDVLKLVKGGVPIKVLNIGNMHMAVGKKQITKAICVDEDDINTFKELRKLGVVIEAQRVPNEQKEDIFKYID, from the coding sequence ATGGCAGAGCCAAATATAGTACTGACAAGAATAGACAACAGATTAGTTCATGGGCAGGTAGTAACAGCTTGGATTCAGCATGCAGGGGCAAATCTTATAATAGTTCCTCATGATGAAATAGCAGAAAATAAAACAAGACAGGGGTTAATGAATCTTGCAGTTTCTACTGGAACACAGATTAGATATTTCTCTATTCAAAAAACATGTGATATTATACATAAAGCTGCACCAAGACAACTGATAGCTTTGATAGTGGAAACTCCACAAGATGTTCTCAAATTAGTAAAAGGGGGAGTGCCAATAAAGGTATTGAATATAGGAAATATGCATATGGCAGTAGGAAAGAAGCAGATTACAAAAGCAATATGTGTAGATGAAGATGATATAAATACTTTTAAGGAACTTAGAAAACTAGGCGTTGTTATTGAAGCTCAGAGAGTACCAAATGAACAAAAAGAAGATATATTTAAATACATAGACTAG
- a CDS encoding GntR family transcriptional regulator: MRKDKSNIIYKKIKRDILKGELKSGDVIPSERELMQIFNMSRTPIRKALDELERENLIIRRIGDGTYVNIPILDQVINKFYSFTEEMKKRGKTPTGKVVNFEEKEDDIYGIYSERTQVYEIERIKYADEEPLMYSQTIIPKRIVADLTKEILKKKPLYEILREKCDFRFLKAEQKIKPCLVNKIEAEYLNVPEGSLGILIERKLFMGKDIVEYSKGIVRGDRFEFTIKYNMEEEDQ; encoded by the coding sequence TTTTAAAAGGTGAGTTAAAAAGCGGAGATGTTATTCCTTCAGAAAGAGAATTGATGCAGATATTTAATATGAGCAGAACACCTATTCGAAAAGCCTTAGATGAATTGGAAAGAGAAAATCTAATTATTAGAAGAATAGGAGATGGAACATATGTCAATATCCCGATATTAGATCAAGTAATAAATAAATTTTACAGTTTTACTGAAGAAATGAAGAAAAGAGGAAAGACACCTACAGGGAAAGTAGTTAATTTTGAAGAAAAAGAAGATGATATTTATGGAATTTACAGTGAGAGAACACAAGTTTATGAAATTGAAAGAATTAAATATGCTGATGAAGAACCTCTAATGTATAGCCAAACAATAATACCCAAAAGAATAGTTGCAGATCTCACAAAAGAAATATTGAAAAAAAAACCTCTTTATGAAATATTGAGAGAAAAATGTGACTTTAGATTTTTGAAAGCTGAGCAGAAAATAAAACCTTGTTTAGTCAATAAAATAGAAGCTGAATATTTAAATGTTCCAGAAGGAAGTCTAGGAATTCTTATAGAAAGAAAACTTTTTATGGGAAAAGATATAGTTGAGTATTCCAAAGGAATAGTGAGAGGAGACAGATTTGAATTTACAATAAAATATAATATGGAAGAGGAGGATCAATAA